The DNA window GCGCAGCGCCTTCGATTCGGTGGTCTGGATCAGATGCATGAAACGCTCGCGCTCGAACTTCATGCCGTCGTCGAACTTCATCGTCACCGACGCGGCCACCGTCTCCACGCACTCGAGCGGCGCCGGGAACGGGCCGGCCATGGCCTTGACGGTGTTGCGCGAGAATTGCAGGAAAGCTTCGTGGTTCGGGTAGTCGACCTTGCGCTCGCGCACCTTCGGCAGCGGACGCGCGTCGGCGATTTTCTCGGCGAAGGCGATGGCCGAGGCCAGCAGGTCGGCGTCGGCCGCGAACACCTCGTCGAACAGCGCCGTCGTGCCGGCCAGCTTGTCGGACGCGACGGGCGTGCCGGAGACGATCATGTTGAGCGCCATTTCAAGACCCAGCACGCGCGGCAGGCGCTGCGTGCCGCCGGCGCCCGGCAGCAGTCCCAGCTTGACCTCCGGCAGCGCGATCTGCGCGCCCGGCATGGCGACCCGGTAGTGGCAGCCGAGCGAGAGTTCCAGGCCGCCGCCCATGCACACCGTGTGGATGGCCGCCACCACCGGCTTGGTCGAGCCTTCGGCCGTGGCGATCAGGGTATGCAGGCTCGGTTCGGCGAGCGCCTTGGGCGAATTGAATTCCTTGATGTCGGCGCCGCCAGAGAACGCCTTGCCGGCGCCGGTGATGACGATCGCCTTGACCGCGTCGTCCGCCAGCGCCTGCTGGATGCCCTTGACGGCGGCGGTGCGGGTGGCCAGGCCCAGGCCGTTGACCGGCGGATTGTTGAGGGTGACAACGGCGACGGCGCCGTGGACTTGATATTCAGCGGTCATGTCTCTTCCTTATTGTTGTGTGAAACGGAACGAAGCAACTATACCGTAAAAAAGAACGATCGTACCGGAAATTCGCGCCGGCGGGCGCCGGGTTTTGAATGCGGCGGCCACGCTTTTAAACGCGGAGAAAGTGTGGCCGCGAGTGGAAAATAAGGTACACGGCCCATCTCAATTCGAATGGCTCAGCTTGTCTTTTAACTTGGTTAAAGGAAATAATATAAAACCGCGCCGGGGATGCGACCAGCGCAAAACATTATCTACCCACTATTATTATCTAAGATATAGGATTTCTTATGGACGTGCATACACAGGCGATTCAATCGGGCGATCAGGATTTGCAGGCGATTAATACCGCGCTGAACCGCGTGCAAGCGCTGATCGAATTCGATCTGGAAGGCATTATCCTGCATGCGAACGAGAATTTCCTGGCCACCGTCGGCTACACCCTGGCCGAAGTCCAGGGCCGCCACCACGCCATGTTCTGCGACCCCGAGTATGTGAAAACGCCCGAGTACAAGGACTTCTGGGCCCGCCTCGGGCGCGGCGAGTACGACCGTGGCGACTACAAGCGCGTGGGCAAAGGCGGCCGCGAAGTGTGGATCAACGCCTCCTACAACCCCATCATCGACGCCGACGGCAAGGCCTACAAGATCATCAAGTTCGCCACCGTCATCACCGACACCAAGCTCAAGAACGCCGAGTACGAAAGCAAGGTCGCCGCCATGTCCAAGGCGCAGGCGGTCATCGAATTCGACATGACAGGCCACGTGCTGTGCGCCAACGACAACTTCCTCGACGCGATGGGCTACACCATCGACGACATTCGCGGCGAACACCACCGGATGTTCTGCGAACCCGAATATGCCACCGGATCGGAATATAAGCGTTTCTGGCAAAAGCTCAATCGTGGCGAATTCGATTCGGGCCGTTATAAACGCATCGGCAATAATGGCAAAACAATATGGATACAGGCCACTTATAATCCTATCCTCGATTTAAATGGCAAACCATATAAGGTGGTTAAATTCGCCAGCGATATTACCGCGCAGGTGAATCTGGAGGCATCGGTAGCCGCCCAGGCGGCCTCGGACGGCGCCAAGATCAAGCGTCTGCTGGAATCGGTGGAGCGCGCAGCCGCCGGCGACCTGACCAGCACAGTCGTCATCGACGGCGACGAGCCGCTCGACCTTCTGGCCGGGGGCATCAGCAAGATGATCGCCGACCTGCGCAAGGTGATCGGCCAGGTGGTGGCCTCGGCCAACGGCTTCGCCGACGCCTCGACCACCATCGCCGAGCGCTCCGGCGGCGTGGCCATGGGCACGCAGGCACTGGGCGCCACCGTCGAGGAGATGAACGCCTCGATCGACGGCCTGACCAACTCGATCGACGTCATCGCCGGCAACACGTCCAATGCCGACACCCTGGCCAAGGACACGCAGCGCGAGGCCGAGGCCGGCGCCAAGGCGGTGGCCAAGTCGATCGAGGCGATGGACCTGATCAACCGCTCGTCCGAAGACATCGGCGAGATCGTCAAGGTCATCAGCGAGATCGCCAACCAGACCAATATGCTGGCCTTCAACGCCGCCATCGAGGCCGCGCGCGCCGGCGAGCACGGCCTGGGCTTCTCGGTGGTGGCCGACGAGGTGCGCAAGCTGGCCGAGCGCTCCTCGCAGGCGACCAAGGAAATCTCCAAGCTGATCAACGAATCGGTCAAGCGCGTCTCGGCCGGCAGCGAGATCTCGCGCCAGGCCAGCGACGCCTTCGACAAAATCGTCGCCGGCGTGGCCAAGACGACGATGGCGATTTCCGACATCTCCAAGGCCACCAACGAACAGCTGCTGACGGCGCGCGAAGTGAGCACGGCGGTGCAGTACATCGCCGAGGAGGCGGAGAAGACCGCGTCCGCCTGCGACAGCATCGCCCGCTCGACGGAGGGGCTGAACGAGCGGGCCGGCGACCTGAACAAAACCGTTTCCGGCTTCGTGGTCTAAGTGGACTGATGGATAACAGCGCGGGCATCCAACCGACGACCTTGTCGGCATTGATCGCGCTGGTGCGCGAGCATACCGGCATCGCCATGAGCGACCGCAAAAGCCTGCTGCTGGAGCGGCGCTTGCGGCCGCGGATGCTGGCGCTCGACATCGGCAGCTACCAGGGCTACGTGCAGCGGGTGCGCGACGACGACGCCGAGGTGCCGCACTTTATCGACCTGGTCACCACCAACGACACGCTGTTTTTCCGCACGCAGCATGTGTGGGACTACGTGGAGCAGGAGTTCCTGCCGCGCTGGTGGCGAGCGCATCCGGGCGAGACGCTCAAGGTGTGGTCGGCGGCCACCTCCAGCGGCGAGGAGCTGTATTCGATCGCCATGCTGTGCGAGCAGTTTCGGGCGGCCACGCCGGGTTTTCGCTACAAGATCCTGGCCACCGATATCTCGCGCCAGATGCTGGCGCTGGCTGGCGCGGGCAAGTACGCCGGCAGATCGGTCGAGCGCCTGATCGCCTCGCATCCAAAGTTAGTGAAAGAGTATTTCGAAGTGAGCGGCGATGGCCTGCAGGTGGTCGATGCGCTGAAGAACCATGTCACTTTGGCCCAGCACAATTTGCTGACGCCGCTGCGACCGACGGCGGCCTTTGCGGATCACCCGTTCGATCTGGTGTTCCTGCGTAACGTACTGTTCTACTTCGATCGCGAACACCAGTTAAAGGTGCTTCAGCAAGTCCGCCGCAGTATGGCGCGCGAGGCCCCCTTGATCCTGGGCGAATCCGAATCGATCACAGGCCTCGACACCGCCTGCCAGTTCGAGCGGCCGTTGATTTACACTTTTAATAGCTAAACAGATGATTGCCACCCTCCCCCCGATCAGCGACACCGTCGTCCTGCCCACACTGGACTGGAATACGGTCGACGACGCGGCCGGCCGCCTCAGCGGTCCGTTCCAGCATGTCAACATCGGCGAGCTGAAGATCGGCGGCCGCAACGAACAACTGAAGGCGCTGCTGGGCTCCTGTGTCGGCATCGCCTTCCTGTGGAAAAAACGCGGCCGCTGCGGCCTGGCCCATTGCCTGCTGCCGGAAGCCGCCGGCCCGCAATTGGAACTTGGCGCGCGCCACGTCAGCCACGCGGTGCCGTCCCTGCTGCGCCTGATGGGCGCGACGGTCGCCGATTACGCCGACATCGTGGTGGTGGTGGCCGGCGGCGGCATGATGCTGGATGCCTGCTCGTCGCGCTTCCAGATCGGCCAGCAGAACGCCGACGCGGCCCGCAAATACCTCAAACTGTACGGCCTGAACGTGCTGGAATGCCGCGTCGGCGGCAAGACGGGCCGCACCCTGGCCGTCGACTGCGCCACTTGCACTTATCAGATCGACGACATCACCGCCCAGCCTCGGGAACGCCGCCATGCACATGCTTGAACAGAAAACGCCCGCCGCCGGCCCGACCGAACTGTTCGGCTCCTTCGTGCTGGGCCCCGACGAATTCGCCCTGCCCGCGCTTTGCATACGCGAAGTGGTCAACTTCCCCGACAAAATGACCGCGCTGCCGCTGTCGCCCGCGTTTTTGGAAGGCATGTTCACCCTGCGCGGCAGCGTCATCCCGGTGGTCAACCTGGGCCGCGTGTTCAACCCGGCCGCGCCGGCCGCCGAGCCGACGCACAAGATCGCCATCCTCGATTACGACGGCGTGCTGGTCGGCATCCTGTTTCACGCCACCGGCGAAATCCTGCGCGTGCGGCCCGAACAGCGCAGCACGCTGAGCTACGCGTCCGGCGAGAGCCACGGCGTGGTGGCCGGCACCATCCTGCTCGAGGACGGCGCCCGGCTGCTGCAAGTGCTCGACCCGGCCGCGCTGGCGCGCATCGAAAACGTGCCGCAGGTGCTGGCGCTGCAAGGCGCAGGCCGCCAGGCGGCGAGGCGACACCAGGG is part of the Oxalobacteraceae bacterium OTU3CAMAD1 genome and encodes:
- a CDS encoding chemotaxis protein CheD, translating into MIATLPPISDTVVLPTLDWNTVDDAAGRLSGPFQHVNIGELKIGGRNEQLKALLGSCVGIAFLWKKRGRCGLAHCLLPEAAGPQLELGARHVSHAVPSLLRLMGATVADYADIVVVVAGGGMMLDACSSRFQIGQQNADAARKYLKLYGLNVLECRVGGKTGRTLAVDCATCTYQIDDITAQPRERRHAHA
- a CDS encoding protein-glutamate O-methyltransferase CheR; translation: MDNSAGIQPTTLSALIALVREHTGIAMSDRKSLLLERRLRPRMLALDIGSYQGYVQRVRDDDAEVPHFIDLVTTNDTLFFRTQHVWDYVEQEFLPRWWRAHPGETLKVWSAATSSGEELYSIAMLCEQFRAATPGFRYKILATDISRQMLALAGAGKYAGRSVERLIASHPKLVKEYFEVSGDGLQVVDALKNHVTLAQHNLLTPLRPTAAFADHPFDLVFLRNVLFYFDREHQLKVLQQVRRSMAREAPLILGESESITGLDTACQFERPLIYTFNS
- a CDS encoding methyl-accepting chemotaxis protein, which encodes MDVHTQAIQSGDQDLQAINTALNRVQALIEFDLEGIILHANENFLATVGYTLAEVQGRHHAMFCDPEYVKTPEYKDFWARLGRGEYDRGDYKRVGKGGREVWINASYNPIIDADGKAYKIIKFATVITDTKLKNAEYESKVAAMSKAQAVIEFDMTGHVLCANDNFLDAMGYTIDDIRGEHHRMFCEPEYATGSEYKRFWQKLNRGEFDSGRYKRIGNNGKTIWIQATYNPILDLNGKPYKVVKFASDITAQVNLEASVAAQAASDGAKIKRLLESVERAAAGDLTSTVVIDGDEPLDLLAGGISKMIADLRKVIGQVVASANGFADASTTIAERSGGVAMGTQALGATVEEMNASIDGLTNSIDVIAGNTSNADTLAKDTQREAEAGAKAVAKSIEAMDLINRSSEDIGEIVKVISEIANQTNMLAFNAAIEAARAGEHGLGFSVVADEVRKLAERSSQATKEISKLINESVKRVSAGSEISRQASDAFDKIVAGVAKTTMAISDISKATNEQLLTAREVSTAVQYIAEEAEKTASACDSIARSTEGLNERAGDLNKTVSGFVV